One window of the Chitinophaga niabensis genome contains the following:
- a CDS encoding glycosyl hydrolase, with the protein MKRTHLILLTLFLFETATAQVKWPVITQSAKPWTRWWWEGSAVEKSGLTAAMTQYEKAGLGGLEITPIYGIKGKEQQFIPFLTPKWVEMLRFTLQEAKRLNLGIDMATGTGWPFGGPWVTDTDASKYVAFKKYVLSSGEQLTENIVYIQEPIIRSANLKPLPKDIVLVEPVAANKDLQGLALDQVRYAKPLPLISLIAYNEKGQFTDITNKVDAEGKLNWTAPFNATIYALFQGWHGKMVERAAPGGEGLAIDHFSSPAIDHYLGYFDKAFAGHDLTVLRSFFNDSYEVDDARGQANWTPDLFDAFFKKRGYDLRKELPALFAKDSSAKHLRVLYDYRMTISDLLLEQFTRPWHQWANAKGKLIRNQSHGSPSNILDLYDAIDIPETEGTDILRFKFATSAANVSGKPLASAEAATWLNEHFQSSLADVKLAIDKYFVGGVNHIFYHGTNYSPQEEVWPGWLFYAAVHFTPANPFWKDFGALNSYVARCQSFLQSGKSDNDVLLYFPFHDRNSQPGRELLHHFDGMEGFHGSKFEEAGQELLEEGYTFDLISDLQLQKAKVVNGKIQTAGGQLFQTILLADVKYLPLETLDKLVELVKAGAAVVMYENLPQDVPGYFQLEERKAAFKKKLQELSASKNTFLNNHLSELMKAAHVRQETFKHLQFVRRAYNNGHYYFISNTGKDPVADYITLSSKAKGAALFDPMLERKGVAGVKTAGDGRLQVYVVLEPGESCIIQTGSFTGEGFPYTAPAGKAELITGKWSLKGPVSANMDELVSWTTLPEAQYFSGTGEYIIRFKKPVGKATGWELNLGRVEESAEVFLNGKRLATLLGPVYKLTIPATEIKTDNELRIAVTNSMANRIIDLDKRRVEWKKFYNINMPARLPANRGADGLFTAAGWTPKVSGLLGPVTLTPVNYIKR; encoded by the coding sequence GTGAAACGGACCCATCTTATTTTACTGACCTTATTTTTATTTGAAACCGCTACGGCCCAGGTAAAGTGGCCGGTGATCACCCAATCCGCCAAACCCTGGACCAGGTGGTGGTGGGAAGGCAGTGCTGTAGAGAAGTCTGGCTTAACTGCCGCCATGACCCAATATGAAAAAGCCGGTTTAGGCGGATTGGAGATCACACCTATTTATGGGATAAAAGGCAAAGAGCAACAGTTCATTCCTTTCCTTACACCTAAGTGGGTGGAGATGCTGCGGTTCACATTGCAGGAAGCAAAACGGCTGAACCTGGGGATAGACATGGCTACCGGGACCGGCTGGCCTTTTGGCGGGCCCTGGGTAACAGATACCGATGCCAGCAAGTATGTTGCTTTTAAAAAGTATGTGTTGTCATCCGGTGAACAGTTAACAGAAAACATCGTTTACATCCAGGAGCCAATCATCAGGAGCGCCAATCTCAAACCGCTGCCGAAAGACATTGTATTGGTTGAACCGGTGGCAGCCAATAAAGACTTACAGGGATTGGCTTTGGACCAGGTACGTTATGCCAAACCATTACCCCTTATCTCCCTGATCGCTTATAATGAAAAGGGGCAGTTCACTGATATCACCAACAAGGTAGATGCGGAGGGAAAACTAAACTGGACAGCACCATTCAATGCCACCATTTATGCCCTCTTCCAGGGATGGCATGGAAAAATGGTAGAACGCGCTGCACCCGGCGGTGAAGGATTGGCGATTGATCACTTTTCCTCTCCGGCCATAGATCATTATCTTGGATATTTTGATAAAGCATTTGCAGGGCATGATCTTACTGTATTGCGAAGTTTTTTCAATGACTCTTATGAAGTGGATGATGCACGCGGCCAGGCTAACTGGACGCCGGATCTTTTTGATGCCTTCTTTAAGAAACGCGGGTATGATCTCCGGAAGGAATTGCCTGCTTTGTTTGCAAAGGATAGTTCTGCCAAACATCTCAGGGTACTGTATGATTACCGCATGACCATCTCTGATCTGTTACTGGAGCAATTCACCAGGCCCTGGCATCAATGGGCCAATGCCAAAGGAAAACTGATCCGTAATCAGAGCCATGGTTCTCCTTCCAACATCCTCGATCTCTACGATGCTATTGATATTCCTGAAACAGAAGGAACGGATATCCTCCGTTTCAAATTTGCCACCTCTGCTGCGAATGTGAGTGGGAAACCGCTGGCATCTGCAGAAGCAGCAACCTGGTTAAATGAACATTTTCAATCTTCCCTGGCTGATGTGAAACTGGCGATTGATAAATACTTTGTGGGAGGGGTGAATCATATTTTCTATCACGGCACTAACTACTCTCCGCAGGAGGAAGTATGGCCGGGATGGTTGTTTTATGCCGCAGTACACTTTACACCGGCGAATCCTTTCTGGAAGGATTTTGGCGCGCTGAACAGTTATGTGGCAAGGTGCCAGTCGTTTTTACAATCAGGTAAAAGTGATAACGATGTGTTGTTATATTTCCCGTTCCATGACCGTAACAGTCAGCCGGGGCGTGAGCTGCTGCATCACTTTGATGGCATGGAAGGGTTTCATGGCAGTAAGTTTGAAGAAGCCGGGCAGGAGTTGCTGGAAGAAGGCTACACCTTCGACCTGATCTCTGACCTGCAATTACAAAAAGCCAAAGTAGTGAATGGAAAGATCCAGACAGCTGGCGGACAACTGTTTCAGACCATTCTGCTGGCGGATGTAAAATACCTGCCGCTGGAAACGTTGGATAAACTGGTGGAACTGGTGAAAGCAGGCGCTGCTGTAGTGATGTATGAAAACCTGCCACAGGATGTGCCGGGTTATTTTCAGCTGGAAGAAAGAAAAGCGGCATTTAAAAAGAAACTGCAGGAACTCTCTGCTTCTAAAAACACTTTCCTCAACAATCATTTATCTGAACTGATGAAAGCGGCGCATGTACGGCAGGAAACATTTAAACACCTGCAGTTTGTACGCCGCGCTTATAACAACGGGCATTATTATTTTATCAGCAATACAGGTAAAGATCCTGTTGCGGATTATATCACCTTAAGTTCCAAAGCAAAGGGTGCTGCATTGTTTGATCCTATGCTGGAACGGAAGGGTGTAGCGGGTGTTAAAACGGCTGGCGATGGAAGATTGCAGGTATATGTGGTTTTAGAACCGGGAGAGAGTTGCATTATTCAAACGGGGAGTTTTACGGGGGAGGGTTTTCCTTATACCGCACCTGCCGGGAAGGCAGAACTTATTACGGGCAAGTGGAGCCTGAAAGGCCCTGTATCTGCTAATATGGATGAGCTGGTTTCATGGACTACTCTCCCTGAAGCACAATATTTTTCCGGCACCGGAGAATACATTATCCGTTTTAAAAAGCCTGTAGGTAAAGCAACTGGCTGGGAATTAAATTTAGGCAGGGTAGAAGAAAGTGCGGAAGTATTCCTCAACGGAAAACGGTTGGCTACACTTCTTGGCCCTGTGTATAAACTGACCATTCCTGCTACGGAAATTAAAACAGACAATGAGTTACGGATAGCGGTTACAAACAGTATGGCTAACCGTATCATTGACCTGGATAAACGCCGGGTGGAATGGAAGAAATTCTATAATATCAATATGCCTGCCCGCCTGCCTGCCAATCGTGGTGCGGATGGATTGTTCACTGCTGCAGGCTGGACGCCGAAGGTATCCGGTTTGTTGGGCCCTGTTACTTTAACGCCGGTTAATTATATTAAGAGATGA
- a CDS encoding RagB/SusD family nutrient uptake outer membrane protein: MKKLLIAILVVTGFVSCKKMLDVKPKDELDISQMYRNVYDADAAVVGIYGKFAGLAERYVLLNELRGDQLEYTDNADTWLRQLSTHTVTADNPYASPRPFYELIINCNDVLKNFNIMKQANKLKESEYEQRYADILCLRAFLYLQLGIHYGSVPYVTDALETLDALKDEKNFPKLPFTVLLDSLINETERLTFKSEYPTGATLNITVDGYPTTKWFINKKCLLGDLHLWKGNYTQAATYYRQVMEFATTGTPGGAYYSMYKVGWDNVDTDHYINYGRPGDATTLNTTAYWRMMFEKAMNTQAFIREWVWAIPFDSKFKPVNPFVKLFSPIGGEYLVKPSKAAMNYWESQQQRAISATGINMPGLPYDARGLLTWKEIGGQPVVMKYLYNYINNSTNLPFNVFQKSGKWFLYRQTHLHMRFAEAANRTGRHRLAWGLFNGGFEAAFRAPASNVTDYQNTLYDSYPYNFDARNSGSSGIPYYRGDWYRNVGIRRRANVQDIVVPAADSLLQIENDLIMETALENAYEGTRWPDLLRIALRRNEPAFLADKIFDKLTRDGIAGAAEARGRLMNPANWYLPFKL, from the coding sequence ATGAAGAAGCTTTTAATTGCAATTTTGGTCGTGACGGGCTTTGTTTCGTGCAAAAAGATGCTGGATGTAAAACCCAAAGATGAGTTGGACATCAGCCAGATGTACCGTAACGTATATGATGCGGATGCTGCTGTGGTGGGGATCTATGGAAAGTTCGCCGGTCTTGCTGAAAGGTATGTACTGCTGAATGAACTGAGAGGGGACCAGTTGGAGTATACGGACAATGCGGATACCTGGTTACGCCAGCTGAGCACACACACGGTTACTGCAGATAATCCATATGCCAGTCCGCGCCCGTTTTATGAGCTGATCATTAACTGCAATGATGTGCTGAAGAACTTTAACATCATGAAACAGGCTAACAAGCTGAAGGAATCAGAATATGAACAACGGTATGCTGATATACTCTGCCTGAGGGCATTTTTATACCTGCAACTGGGCATCCATTATGGATCAGTACCTTATGTAACCGATGCACTGGAAACCCTGGATGCATTAAAGGATGAAAAGAATTTTCCAAAGCTGCCTTTTACAGTATTGCTGGATAGTTTGATCAATGAAACGGAAAGGCTGACTTTTAAAAGTGAATATCCTACAGGTGCTACGCTGAACATTACAGTGGATGGATATCCTACCACCAAATGGTTTATCAATAAAAAATGCCTGTTAGGTGATCTGCATTTATGGAAAGGCAACTATACACAGGCGGCAACTTATTACCGGCAGGTAATGGAGTTTGCTACCACGGGTACTCCCGGTGGTGCTTATTATTCTATGTATAAAGTAGGCTGGGATAACGTGGATACGGACCATTACATCAACTATGGCCGCCCCGGTGATGCCACTACTTTAAATACTACGGCTTACTGGCGTATGATGTTTGAAAAAGCTATGAACACGCAGGCCTTCATCAGGGAATGGGTATGGGCCATCCCCTTTGACAGCAAGTTCAAACCGGTGAATCCTTTTGTGAAACTCTTTTCTCCTATCGGCGGCGAATACCTGGTGAAACCTTCCAAAGCTGCGATGAACTATTGGGAAAGCCAGCAGCAAAGAGCTATATCGGCTACCGGTATTAATATGCCGGGCCTGCCTTATGATGCAAGAGGGTTGCTTACCTGGAAAGAAATTGGTGGGCAACCGGTGGTGATGAAGTACCTGTACAATTATATCAACAACAGTACGAACCTGCCTTTTAATGTTTTCCAGAAAAGCGGTAAATGGTTCCTTTACCGCCAGACGCATTTGCATATGCGTTTTGCGGAGGCGGCTAACCGTACGGGCCGTCACCGGCTTGCCTGGGGTTTATTTAATGGCGGTTTTGAAGCTGCTTTCAGGGCTCCTGCGAGTAATGTTACAGACTATCAGAACACGCTCTATGATTCCTACCCCTATAATTTCGATGCCAGGAACAGCGGTTCTTCTGGGATCCCTTATTACCGTGGGGACTGGTACCGCAATGTGGGCATCAGGAGAAGGGCGAATGTGCAAGACATTGTAGTGCCTGCGGCAGATAGCCTTTTACAGATAGAGAATGACCTGATCATGGAAACAGCATTGGAGAATGCTTATGAAGGTACCCGCTGGCCGGACCTGTTAAGGATAGCCCTCCGCCGCAATGAACCTGCATTCCTGGCAGATAAGATCTTTGATAAACTAACGAGGGATGGTATAGCCGGGGCTGCTGAAGCAAGAGGGCGTTTGATGAATCCTGCAAACTGGTATTTACCATTTAAACTATAA
- a CDS encoding SusC/RagA family TonB-linked outer membrane protein, with protein MKAILFSVLILCSIAAKCQEITVKGRVTAAATKKPAAGVRVEVEQFSAAITDSVGGYVVRVPSYDAMITVSGEGYDTRRIPLAGRKQLNISLLDASFESFHEPVTLPLTVKTKREITASAGQYNVKGWQQSTETPDAILQGRIPGLNVIRRSGVQGTGANLFLRGYNSLYATNKPLIVVDNMLYDANDYGQSIIANNYTNPLALIDVRDIDNITVLRDASSIYGAKGANGAIVVTTSRSAEQATKIDFGAFTGFNMAPKNLPVMNAADYRIYLGEILQSKGMSSGEIAALPYMIDDPAHPQYAANHYNTNWQKRVMENSMNNSYFLKVTGGDNIATYGLSMGYTKNEGIVKTTDFSRYSTRFNAEFNFSQRFKGYANLAFTYNEQNMKDQGIAPKTAPVYLSLTKAPFLHDHEVNSEGVESPNLSDVDALGVSNPSATIEKMQAFNKYYRFYGSFGFKYDINSHLNASTLIGVVYDKVRENFFVPSVGVTKDTLDNNIANNRLGTQVKRLFSVYNDTRLEYSNTFNRKHHLAARIGIRYQNNDTEEDYALGFNSATDELISVQNGLAELRQVGGGIGEWVWLNTYLNADYNLHNKYFLSLNVAMDGSSRFGKQATNGITISGSKFPVMPSLGAAWLVSAESFMANSAIDLFKLRATYSITGNDDIGNYTSRQTYGYQNLLGMQGLVRNGIANPALQWETTRKMNLGLDLAFWNERLGITLEGYSNQTDNMLVYESLADFTGFKTILTNNGKMKNTGWEVTLNTRVLDAPKVKWDLGFNVSQYKNEVLAVPNGSFTTNFAGATLLTANGKPANQFYGYTTNGVYATDAEAVAAGLKIVNPDGSEAAFKGGDIKFTDRNNDKIVDEQDRSVIGDPNPALTGGITSRVQWNRFELNLLFTFSQGNDVFNYVRYKLESASGVENQLESVNNRWRHQGQLTNSPKATWNDVMGNNRFSDRWIEDGSYLRLRSVAVQYHIPIRKGVIKGVTAYATGNNLLTFTKYKGYDPEFSLGTSLFAQGIDTGLDPIFKSVTLGVRIGL; from the coding sequence ATGAAAGCGATCCTGTTTTCTGTTCTTATATTATGTTCAATAGCAGCAAAGTGCCAGGAAATAACCGTTAAGGGAAGGGTAACAGCTGCTGCTACTAAAAAACCTGCCGCAGGCGTGCGGGTGGAAGTGGAGCAATTTTCCGCTGCCATTACGGATAGTGTGGGAGGATATGTAGTGAGGGTACCTTCTTATGATGCCATGATCACGGTAAGTGGTGAAGGATATGATACACGGCGTATTCCGCTTGCAGGAAGGAAGCAGTTGAACATTTCTTTGCTGGATGCTTCCTTTGAATCTTTCCACGAGCCGGTGACCTTACCCCTCACCGTTAAAACAAAAAGAGAAATAACGGCTTCCGCCGGGCAATACAATGTAAAGGGCTGGCAGCAATCCACGGAAACACCGGATGCTATTCTGCAAGGCAGGATCCCCGGTTTGAATGTGATACGCCGCTCTGGTGTGCAGGGCACAGGTGCCAATCTTTTCCTGCGGGGATATAATTCGCTGTATGCTACCAATAAGCCATTGATCGTAGTGGATAATATGCTGTACGATGCCAATGATTACGGTCAGAGCATCATTGCCAATAATTATACCAACCCGCTTGCACTGATAGATGTAAGGGATATAGATAACATCACCGTGCTGCGGGATGCCTCTTCCATTTATGGCGCAAAGGGAGCGAATGGTGCGATTGTAGTGACAACTTCCCGCAGTGCAGAGCAAGCTACTAAAATTGATTTCGGTGCCTTTACGGGTTTTAATATGGCCCCTAAGAACCTCCCTGTTATGAATGCAGCAGATTACCGCATTTACCTGGGTGAAATACTGCAAAGCAAAGGTATGAGCAGTGGAGAGATAGCTGCCCTGCCTTATATGATAGATGATCCGGCACATCCGCAATACGCTGCTAACCATTATAATACCAATTGGCAGAAGCGTGTGATGGAGAACAGTATGAACAATAGTTACTTCCTGAAAGTAACAGGCGGTGATAATATTGCTACTTATGGCCTGAGCATGGGGTATACCAAAAATGAGGGCATTGTTAAAACAACAGATTTCTCCAGGTATAGTACCCGTTTCAATGCGGAATTTAATTTCTCACAACGCTTTAAAGGGTATGCGAACCTGGCCTTTACCTACAATGAGCAGAACATGAAGGACCAGGGCATTGCACCTAAAACGGCCCCTGTATATCTTTCCCTCACCAAAGCGCCTTTCCTGCATGATCATGAAGTGAACAGCGAAGGGGTGGAAAGTCCTAACCTTTCCGATGTGGATGCATTGGGGGTGAGTAACCCCTCTGCCACCATCGAAAAAATGCAGGCATTTAATAAATACTATCGTTTCTATGGTTCTTTCGGATTTAAGTATGATATCAACAGTCATTTGAATGCCAGTACCCTGATAGGTGTGGTGTACGATAAGGTGCGGGAGAACTTTTTTGTGCCGAGTGTAGGTGTCACAAAGGATACACTGGATAATAATATCGCCAATAACAGGCTGGGTACACAGGTGAAACGTTTATTCTCTGTTTACAATGATACCCGTTTGGAGTACAGTAATACTTTCAACCGTAAACATCACCTGGCTGCGAGGATCGGTATCCGTTACCAGAATAATGATACGGAAGAAGATTACGCACTGGGTTTCAATTCCGCTACGGATGAACTGATCAGTGTGCAGAATGGTTTGGCGGAACTGCGCCAGGTAGGTGGTGGTATCGGGGAATGGGTATGGCTGAATACTTACCTGAACGCGGATTATAATTTACATAACAAGTATTTCCTTTCCCTGAATGTTGCGATGGATGGTTCTTCCCGTTTCGGCAAACAGGCCACGAACGGGATAACCATCAGCGGCAGTAAATTTCCGGTGATGCCTTCGCTGGGTGCTGCATGGTTAGTGTCCGCTGAATCCTTCATGGCTAATAGTGCTATTGATCTGTTCAAACTCAGGGCTACTTACAGCATTACCGGGAATGATGATATTGGTAATTATACCAGCCGCCAGACCTATGGGTATCAGAACCTGCTGGGCATGCAGGGGCTGGTAAGGAATGGTATTGCCAATCCTGCCCTGCAATGGGAAACTACCCGCAAAATGAACCTGGGGCTGGACCTTGCTTTCTGGAATGAGCGCCTTGGCATTACACTGGAAGGTTATTCCAATCAAACAGACAATATGCTGGTGTATGAATCACTGGCCGATTTCACAGGCTTTAAAACCATCCTCACCAATAACGGTAAAATGAAAAATACCGGCTGGGAAGTAACATTGAACACCAGGGTACTGGATGCGCCCAAAGTGAAATGGGACCTTGGGTTTAATGTAAGTCAGTATAAGAATGAAGTACTGGCCGTGCCCAACGGTTCTTTCACTACCAACTTTGCAGGGGCTACTTTGCTCACTGCGAACGGAAAACCGGCGAACCAGTTTTACGGATATACCACCAACGGTGTGTACGCAACAGATGCAGAAGCAGTTGCAGCCGGCTTGAAGATCGTGAACCCAGATGGTTCCGAAGCTGCGTTTAAAGGAGGCGATATCAAATTCACAGACAGGAATAATGATAAGATCGTCGATGAACAGGATAGGTCTGTGATCGGTGATCCTAATCCTGCTTTAACAGGTGGTATCACCAGCAGGGTACAATGGAACCGTTTTGAACTGAACCTGCTGTTCACATTCAGCCAGGGAAATGATGTGTTCAATTATGTGCGCTATAAACTGGAATCAGCAAGCGGTGTAGAGAACCAGCTGGAAAGTGTGAACAACCGCTGGCGTCACCAGGGGCAGTTAACCAACAGCCCTAAAGCTACCTGGAATGATGTAATGGGCAATAACCGTTTCAGCGACCGCTGGATAGAAGATGGTTCCTATTTGCGCCTGCGTTCCGTTGCAGTGCAATATCATATTCCCATCCGCAAAGGGGTGATCAAAGGCGTAACAGCATATGCTACGGGTAATAACCTGCTGACCTTTACGAAGTATAAAGGATATGATCCTGAATTCAGCCTGGGTACAAGTTTGTTTGCACAGGGTATTGATACAGGGCTGGACCCCATTTTCAAAAGCGTAACACTGGGTGTACGCATAGGCTTATAA
- a CDS encoding fasciclin domain-containing protein, which yields MQRLLVVILCGIVLSGCKKWEDHNAITDDALTKNLFQQISAETTLSKFTELLKRSGYDTVIASSRVFTVFAPTNDALATLDASIVNDAAKLKAFVGSHIATQHYFTTSATAVTKIPMLNGKHHSMLNKTVDDAQISTADKYAKNGVLQVINKMLPALNNCWEALEYDVTLPAKQKNYMLSLFRNVFDLTHAEQIGVNPVTGEPIYKPGTDSIRTNLFWRNVYDLRDESKEFTLFLLEDAAWEGEVNKFKVLCAANTADSTTDFSSLETLKDLATDTLWQPAAVRDTVYSKFGVKIPVTKTEIVRTVKTSNGIIYIMRKVDITFANKLQEIIIQGENYRTTLVDRRSNTYFRDRINTLTGKDYKDVMVFNHGVANFYLNYRLRNMYSVKYKAYWVAVNDFQAAAFSQKLAINDPATLLLPYTVVNANTFSEVYLGEFPLTTYQTVLDLYLTAANSTTAAVNPLVCDYIRLVPSL from the coding sequence ATGCAAAGATTGCTTGTAGTTATATTATGCGGCATAGTGCTCAGCGGCTGTAAGAAGTGGGAAGACCATAATGCCATCACAGATGATGCGCTGACCAAAAACCTCTTCCAGCAGATCAGTGCGGAAACAACACTCAGTAAGTTCACGGAGTTGCTGAAGAGATCCGGCTACGATACGGTGATCGCTTCTTCCCGGGTATTCACGGTTTTTGCACCTACCAACGATGCACTGGCCACACTGGATGCGAGCATTGTAAATGATGCGGCAAAGCTGAAAGCCTTTGTGGGGAGCCATATTGCCACACAGCATTATTTCACTACTTCCGCCACCGCTGTTACCAAAATACCCATGCTGAACGGTAAGCATCACAGCATGTTGAACAAAACAGTAGATGATGCCCAGATCAGTACGGCTGACAAATATGCAAAGAATGGCGTATTACAGGTGATCAACAAAATGCTCCCCGCCCTGAACAATTGCTGGGAAGCATTGGAGTATGATGTTACCCTGCCTGCCAAACAAAAGAACTATATGCTCTCCCTGTTCCGTAATGTGTTTGACCTCACGCATGCAGAACAGATAGGAGTGAACCCTGTTACCGGTGAGCCCATTTACAAACCCGGTACTGACTCCATCCGCACGAACCTCTTCTGGCGGAATGTGTACGACCTGCGGGACGAATCAAAAGAATTCACCCTCTTTCTGCTGGAAGATGCCGCATGGGAGGGAGAGGTGAATAAGTTCAAAGTACTGTGTGCGGCTAATACGGCAGATAGCACTACGGACTTTTCCAGCCTGGAAACCCTGAAAGACCTGGCTACAGACACGCTCTGGCAGCCTGCTGCTGTAAGGGATACTGTTTATTCCAAATTCGGGGTGAAGATACCGGTTACAAAAACGGAGATCGTACGGACGGTGAAAACCAGCAACGGTATCATTTACATCATGCGGAAAGTGGATATAACGTTTGCGAATAAATTGCAGGAGATCATCATACAGGGAGAGAATTACAGGACTACACTGGTAGACCGGAGAAGCAATACTTATTTCAGGGACCGTATAAACACACTCACTGGCAAGGACTATAAAGATGTGATGGTATTTAATCATGGAGTGGCTAATTTCTACCTGAACTACCGCCTGCGCAATATGTACAGCGTGAAATACAAAGCTTACTGGGTAGCAGTGAATGATTTCCAGGCGGCTGCATTTTCACAGAAACTGGCTATCAATGACCCTGCTACTTTATTGTTGCCATATACGGTGGTGAACGCAAATACTTTCAGTGAAGTGTACCTGGGTGAATTTCCACTGACCACCTACCAGACGGTACTGGACCTTTATTTAACAGCGGCCAATAGTACTACGGCGGCAGTGAATCCACTGGTTTGTGATTACATCAGGCTGGTACCTTCCTTATAA
- a CDS encoding fasciclin domain-containing protein: MSTTDDVNIVGYLDNHKDSFSLFREILERTENAAFLNAYGAYTCFAPTNSGVKAWLAANNAANVAAANIDLLKDMVKFHILTDTITTSAFKDGKLPVPTMYGQYLVTGVHYENGSAGYIINRQALVTTSNIKVGNGNLHVINKVLVPAKLSLVAQLEANPNYSIFVQAIKETGLYDKLNTVDPDTSKRWMTLMAESNKALADSGITSYAALKAKYSKTGNPADPNDSLRMYIAYHILDGVKFLGDIISSPSHQTFQPQEVISIQLINQQVVVNEDEFNGVMEKGVTLTRASSDNAATNGVWHDAGAHYSVKYRKPTAIFWELSAFPEILKMPAYYQKQGYTWTRLTESENLFRDFTWGWGKLASTNIFTYSYSKTSSISRYAVNNDINQLPLGLPNRPTWWEMKTPPVIKGKYKIWICYSRHANANPMLCQITVNGEMMPRTLDFNAVRPKGTDAELEAIGWKQYTEPRAYNTDSNYAAKLAGIFEFKTTERQTIRLTAIGTQTQNTNYLDMIHIIPVDENQIWPKFRMDGSKVYQ; encoded by the coding sequence ATGTCCACTACGGACGATGTGAATATTGTAGGTTACCTGGATAATCATAAAGATTCATTTTCCCTCTTCCGGGAGATCCTGGAACGTACAGAAAATGCTGCATTCCTGAATGCGTATGGCGCCTATACCTGTTTTGCTCCTACCAATAGCGGGGTAAAAGCATGGCTGGCGGCCAATAATGCAGCCAATGTTGCCGCGGCAAATATTGATCTGCTCAAGGATATGGTGAAGTTCCACATCCTCACAGATACGATCACTACCAGTGCTTTTAAAGATGGTAAGTTACCTGTTCCCACTATGTATGGGCAATACCTGGTAACAGGTGTGCATTATGAAAATGGCAGCGCCGGTTATATTATTAACCGCCAGGCATTGGTGACCACTTCCAATATTAAAGTAGGGAATGGGAACCTGCATGTGATCAACAAGGTATTGGTACCGGCGAAATTATCACTGGTGGCGCAACTCGAAGCTAATCCCAACTATTCCATCTTTGTGCAGGCCATCAAAGAAACAGGGTTATATGATAAACTGAACACAGTAGACCCTGATACCAGTAAACGCTGGATGACCCTGATGGCAGAAAGTAATAAAGCACTGGCGGACAGCGGCATCACCAGTTATGCTGCATTGAAAGCAAAGTACTCTAAAACAGGCAATCCCGCCGATCCCAATGATAGCCTGCGGATGTATATAGCCTATCATATCCTGGATGGGGTGAAATTCCTTGGAGATATTATTTCTTCTCCTTCTCACCAAACCTTCCAGCCACAGGAGGTAATTAGTATACAACTGATCAACCAGCAGGTGGTGGTGAATGAAGATGAATTCAATGGCGTGATGGAAAAAGGCGTAACACTTACCCGTGCCAGCAGTGATAATGCCGCCACCAATGGCGTATGGCATGATGCGGGTGCACATTACAGTGTGAAGTACCGCAAACCAACTGCGATCTTTTGGGAACTCTCCGCTTTCCCTGAAATACTGAAGATGCCGGCGTATTATCAGAAACAAGGTTATACCTGGACGCGGCTCACGGAATCAGAAAACCTCTTCCGGGATTTTACCTGGGGATGGGGCAAACTGGCTTCCACCAATATCTTCACTTATAGCTATAGTAAAACCTCGAGTATTTCACGCTATGCGGTTAATAATGATATCAACCAACTGCCATTAGGTTTGCCGAACCGGCCTACCTGGTGGGAAATGAAAACACCGCCGGTGATCAAAGGGAAATACAAGATCTGGATCTGTTACTCCCGGCACGCGAATGCCAACCCCATGCTTTGCCAGATCACGGTGAACGGGGAAATGATGCCGAGAACATTAGACTTCAATGCTGTTCGTCCAAAGGGCACAGATGCGGAACTGGAAGCGATCGGCTGGAAGCAGTATACAGAACCAAGGGCTTACAATACAGACTCCAACTATGCCGCAAAACTGGCAGGGATCTTTGAATTCAAAACCACTGAAAGGCAAACGATCCGGCTCACAGCCATCGGTACACAAACCCAGAACACAAACTACCTGGATATGATCCACATTATTCCTGTGGATGAAAACCAGATATGGCCCAAGTTCAGGATGGACGGATCAAAAGTATATCAGTAA